From a single Apium graveolens cultivar Ventura chromosome 2, ASM990537v1, whole genome shotgun sequence genomic region:
- the LOC141704617 gene encoding putative mitochondrial protein AtMg00310, translating to MSVFLLPLEVTKDIERTVAKYWWGSKQNNVRGIHWMSWSRMCRHKSIGGLGFRNFRDFNLALLRKQGWRFLTNPTRLVSRLFKARYFKSGNFLSSSLGDNPSFVWRSIWESMKLVQSGARWLVGNGNSIDIMRQPWLSDEQNPYVTTESQSFVNNKVSSLMNLERSGWDIEVIKDLFNDRDQECIISLQLNDIMNEDKLYWSKEASGSYSVKSAYRLLQVQKGLWNINDNASLWKKMWRIKAPPKALNLLWRALSGCLPTYVSLQL from the coding sequence ATGAGTGTTTTTCTCCTTCCCCTAGAAGTCACGAAAGATATAGAGAGAACAGTTGCTAAGTACTGGTGGGGCTCAAAACAGAATAATGTGAGGGGAATTCACTGGATGAGTTGGAGTCGTATGTGCAGACACAAGTCTATAGGTGGGCTTGGTTTTAGAAATTTCCGAGATTTTAATTTAGCACTTCTTCGTAAGCAAGGTTGGCGATTTCTTACTAATCCTACGAGATTGGTGAGTCGGTTGTTCAAAGCTAGATATTTTAAGTCGGGCAACTTTCTGAGCTCCTCGTTAGGTGACAATCCAAGTTTTGTGTGGCGAAGTATATGGGAATCGATGAAGCTGGTTCAGTCAGGGGCAAGGTGGTTAGTGGGTAATGGTAATAGTATTGACATCATGAGACAACCCTGGTTGAGTGATGAGCAGAATCCATATGTAACAACTGAGTCGCAGTCTTTTGTGAACAATAAGGTATCGTCATTAATGAATCTGGAACGAAGTGGGTGGGATATCGAGGTGATTAAAGATTTGTTTAACGACAGGGATCAAGAGTGTATAATTAGTTTGCAACTCAATGATATTATGAATGAGGATAAGCTTTATTGGAGTAAAGAAGCGTCAGGTAGCTATTCGGTTAAAAGTGCATACCGGCTGTTGCAGGTGCAGAAAGGGTTATGGAATATAAACGATAATGCAAGTTTGTGGAAGAAGATGTGGAGGATTAAAGCTCCACCTAAAGCTTTGAACTTACTCTGGCGAGCATTATCGGGTTGTCTTCCGACTTATGTTTCGCTCCAGCTGTAA
- the LOC141704624 gene encoding uncharacterized protein LOC141704624: MRILHQQKQVSVLAVCPVCGMQDETTMHALVQCPFANQCWQTAFPSLQTRREDNFFDWLEYVVEQLRASKSAEAAIICWAIWKARNDKVWRNVNSSVNVVVSSALQYLMQWKNAQSRDYKAVSQSIREGDGAVFWVKPQGETIKGVGIVARDSAGELVQAKSRLYQGNVAPELAEIIAIKEALSWVKERAWNMVVIESDCLVAVQAIRSAVTMISPFGRNVEVCRSLLREVKTISLSFIKRSANEAAHYVARESYSFPDRVLDRRNVPIKLLCILQADLAI, from the exons atgCGGATTTTACACCAGCAAAAACAAGTGTCAGTGTTAGCAGTGTGTCCAGTTTGTGGGATGCAGGACGAAACAACTATGCATGCCTTAGTCCAATGTCCTTTTGCAAATCAATGCTGGCAAACAGCCTTCCCAAGTTTGCAAACGAGAAGGGAAGACAATTTCTTTGACTGGTTAGAATATGTAGTGGAACAGCTCAGGGCTAGTAAAAGTGCAGAAGCTGCTATTATTTGCTGGGCTATTTGGAAAGCAAGGAATGATAAAGTATGGAGGAATGTTAATTCTAGTGTGAATGTTGTGGTGTCATCAGCGTTGCAGTACCTTATGCAGTGGAAAAACGCCCAGAGTAGAGATTATAAAGCAGTCTCCCAGAGTATAAGAGAGGGGGACGGTGCGGTCTTTTGGGTTAAGCCTCAGGGAGAAACAATTAAG GGAGTTGGGATAGTGGCGCGAGATTCAGCTGGGGAACTAGTACAGGCTAAGTCAAGGCTGTATCAAGGGAATGTAGCACCTGAACTAGCAGAAATTATAGCCATAAAAGAAGCTCTTAGTTGGGTGAAAGAGAGAGCGTGGAACATGGTGGTGATTGAATCGGATTGCCTAGTTGCTGTCCAGGCGATCAGAAGTGCAGTAACAATGATCTCACCGTTTGGAAGGAATGTGGAAGTCTGTCGTAGTCTGCTTCGAGAAGTAAAGACAATTTCGTTGTCATTTATTAAACGATCTGCTAATGAGGCTGCTCACTATGTAGCGAGGGAGTCTTATTCTTTTCCAGATCGAGTTCTTGATAGGAGGAATGTTCCTATTAAGCTTTTGTGTATCTTGCAAGCTGATTTGGCTATTTAA